A single window of Rhizobium indicum DNA harbors:
- a CDS encoding amino acid ABC transporter permease encodes MSLWNWSGFFGYLFNPFILGGVFTTVWLTVVSLIAGLILGFALALMRRSSRRVPYYLAKAYIWLFRGTPLLVQLIAIYTALPLFGIKFTVIEAALLGLALNEAAYLAEIIRAGIEAVPEGQTRAARALGMTERQIMRYIVMPQAFKVIVPPLGNSVNGLLKTTSVTSVISVEELLRRTQVLIQERFMVLELFAVAAIYYLLLTTLWDFFQSHIEKRLGQAGSRLSINEKR; translated from the coding sequence ATGTCGCTTTGGAACTGGTCTGGCTTCTTCGGTTATCTGTTCAACCCCTTTATACTTGGCGGGGTGTTCACGACCGTTTGGCTCACCGTCGTCTCGTTGATTGCGGGGCTTATTCTGGGCTTTGCTCTTGCATTGATGCGGCGATCGTCGCGGCGGGTGCCATACTACCTTGCCAAGGCGTATATCTGGCTTTTTCGCGGCACGCCGCTTCTTGTACAGTTGATTGCGATCTACACGGCGCTTCCGCTGTTCGGCATCAAGTTCACCGTCATAGAGGCGGCGTTGCTCGGATTGGCTCTCAACGAGGCGGCTTATCTCGCGGAGATCATTCGCGCCGGCATCGAAGCCGTGCCGGAAGGCCAGACCAGGGCAGCGCGCGCGCTCGGCATGACGGAGCGTCAGATCATGCGCTACATCGTCATGCCGCAAGCCTTTAAAGTTATCGTTCCGCCTCTCGGCAATTCGGTGAACGGTCTCTTGAAAACGACCTCTGTCACCTCCGTCATCTCGGTCGAAGAACTCCTTCGCCGGACCCAGGTTCTCATCCAGGAGCGGTTCATGGTGCTCGAACTGTTTGCGGTCGCGGCGATTTATTACCTCCTCCTCACAACACTCTGGGACTTCTTCCAGAGCCATATCGAAAAGCGTCTCGGTCAAGCCGGATCTCGGCTTTCCATTAACGAGAAGCGCTAG
- a CDS encoding TRAP transporter substrate-binding protein, whose amino-acid sequence MLEFNIMRAHAGRLSMSTIAGILLLCTGQANAETLRLAHASSSKSLIQEAVIMFADKLAGETKGGLTVQIFPDGQLGDEGPIADGVGSGSIDIGLGGVADAIDPKLNVVTLPFLFSDANAAHTFLDGPVGKKVFDTGADNGFKMLGALDSGFRQFATVSKSIATPEDIKGLKLRTPPNPVILATIEQLGALPQSIPFGEVYTSLQSHVVDGVEPEIRDFADQKWYESAKFLSVSNYIWTPNYWFMNKERFDALSPENQAAVTKAVEETTIWYRGKLDEVYAQVIEDLKSKGVTVTTVDTTPFRAMVDPVYAKFGAEWGDDLVSSVRSAAAGK is encoded by the coding sequence ATGTTAGAGTTCAATATCATGCGGGCTCACGCCGGTCGGCTTTCCATGTCCACCATCGCCGGCATCCTGTTGCTTTGCACCGGCCAAGCGAATGCCGAAACTCTTCGGCTCGCCCACGCGTCAAGCTCGAAGAGCCTCATTCAGGAGGCTGTCATCATGTTCGCCGACAAGCTCGCCGGCGAAACCAAGGGCGGCCTCACCGTCCAGATTTTTCCAGATGGTCAGTTGGGCGATGAGGGACCGATCGCCGATGGTGTCGGCTCCGGCTCCATCGATATCGGCCTAGGCGGCGTTGCCGATGCGATCGATCCGAAGCTCAACGTCGTCACCTTGCCGTTCTTGTTTTCCGATGCAAACGCGGCGCACACCTTTCTCGACGGACCAGTCGGGAAGAAAGTCTTCGACACGGGTGCCGACAACGGCTTCAAGATGCTGGGAGCGCTTGATTCCGGTTTCCGTCAATTTGCAACCGTCAGCAAATCAATCGCCACACCGGAGGATATCAAGGGTCTGAAGCTGCGGACACCGCCCAACCCCGTCATTCTTGCAACCATCGAACAGCTGGGCGCCCTGCCGCAATCGATTCCATTCGGGGAGGTCTATACCTCGCTGCAATCGCATGTGGTCGACGGCGTGGAGCCGGAAATACGCGATTTCGCGGATCAGAAATGGTATGAGAGCGCGAAGTTCCTATCGGTCTCGAACTATATCTGGACGCCGAATTACTGGTTCATGAACAAGGAGCGCTTCGACGCTCTGAGCCCGGAAAACCAGGCTGCGGTGACCAAGGCAGTCGAAGAGACGACGATCTGGTACCGCGGAAAACTTGACGAGGTCTATGCCCAGGTCATCGAGGACCTCAAGTCGAAGGGCGTCACCGTAACGACGGTGGACACGACACCCTTCCGTGCGATGGTTGATCCTGTTTACGCGAAATTCGGGGCGGAATGGGGGGACGATCTGGTGTCGTCCGTGCGCTCGGCAGCAGCCGGAAAATAG
- a CDS encoding DUF3830 family protein: MKLKITAGPFIFDAVLETARAPKTCEAFIKQMPFDGKIVHVRWSGEGVWIPLGDHDFGVGYENHTSHPAPGHIILYPGGISETEILLAYGGVDFSSKMGQLAGNHFITITSNLEQLAEIGRLTLWEGAQSIRFEAVS, from the coding sequence ATGAAACTGAAAATTACAGCAGGGCCATTCATCTTCGACGCTGTCCTGGAAACTGCCAGAGCGCCCAAAACCTGTGAAGCATTCATCAAGCAGATGCCGTTCGACGGTAAAATTGTGCACGTTCGCTGGTCTGGCGAGGGCGTTTGGATCCCGCTTGGCGACCATGATTTCGGCGTCGGTTATGAGAACCATACGAGCCATCCTGCCCCCGGTCATATCATCCTTTACCCGGGAGGCATTAGCGAAACGGAAATCCTGCTTGCCTACGGAGGCGTGGATTTTTCATCGAAAATGGGCCAACTGGCTGGCAATCATTTCATCACAATCACCTCCAATCTCGAGCAACTCGCCGAAATTGGGCGCCTCACGCTGTGGGAAGGCGCGCAATCCATTCGATTTGAGGCAGTATCCTAG
- a CDS encoding ABC transporter substrate-binding protein — protein MLRSHFSRSVLAASFLSITASFAFAQSCEPKVAAGELIKPGTLVMSTNPTLPPLQFIDSTGDLKGMRIDLGKEIAKRLCLEPEYVRIEFSAMVPGLQAGRWDMINTGIFFTEERAKIMQMIPYEDQAISISVAPDSKKSVAAKDDLAGMTIGVEIGGFEETKTRLLDKELRDAGKEGLTIQTFDNFALAFQALRASQVQGVVSIDAVAKEYDSRGDFKRAISGLYPAPVSVAFKSPALADAVSATLKDMKADGSLKALFDKYGLPMVAGDYSVKGPGR, from the coding sequence ATGCTCCGTTCACACTTCTCTCGCAGCGTTCTTGCCGCGTCCTTCCTGTCGATCACAGCGTCTTTTGCCTTCGCTCAATCCTGCGAACCCAAAGTGGCGGCAGGCGAGTTGATCAAGCCCGGCACGCTCGTCATGTCGACCAATCCAACGCTTCCTCCGCTCCAGTTCATCGACTCCACGGGTGATCTGAAGGGCATGCGCATCGACCTCGGCAAAGAGATCGCCAAGCGCCTTTGCCTTGAACCCGAATATGTCCGGATCGAATTCTCCGCGATGGTTCCGGGTCTGCAGGCTGGCCGCTGGGACATGATCAATACGGGCATTTTCTTCACCGAGGAACGCGCCAAGATCATGCAGATGATCCCCTATGAAGATCAGGCCATCAGCATCTCCGTGGCGCCGGATTCGAAGAAAAGCGTCGCCGCAAAAGATGATCTAGCCGGCATGACGATCGGTGTCGAAATTGGTGGTTTCGAGGAAACAAAGACACGCCTTCTCGACAAGGAACTGCGTGACGCGGGCAAAGAAGGCTTGACCATCCAGACGTTCGATAATTTCGCCCTGGCCTTCCAGGCTCTGCGGGCAAGCCAGGTCCAGGGTGTCGTGTCGATCGACGCGGTTGCCAAGGAGTACGATTCTCGCGGGGACTTCAAACGGGCAATCAGCGGCCTCTACCCCGCTCCGGTTTCTGTCGCATTCAAAAGCCCGGCTTTGGCTGATGCCGTGTCTGCGACGTTGAAAGACATGAAGGCGGATGGATCTCTGAAGGCGCTCTTTGACAAATACGGTCTGCCGATGGTCGCGGGTGACTATTCGGTCAAAGGCCCCGGCCGCTGA
- a CDS encoding aspartate aminotransferase family protein has translation MASALLRVLATVRGRNEWTNTMTTHLVGGISSAGRALPPMDGKPFVARRSQGAYIWDDRQRQYIDTALGFGATVIGHANPLVVKAVTAALRNGPMPAFAHDGEEEAASVLTAATQHLSRAIFTNTGSEAVHLACRLARAATGRSYIAKMAAGYDGWYDDVTLGQAGSADAAMLTNARPVHERTTLLRFNDFDDVDQLFAENSGIAAVILEPMLANAGCIPAAPGYLAHVEATARRHGALVILDEVLMGFRTRFGLTGHSMEVEADLATVGKAIGSGVAVAAVVGRPDLMALAEEGTVNRAGTYSGNPVATAAVTATFQVLRDLDYAALLARGERLRHGINSAFASYGRAVSTSGEGSVFTIWFADSPPSNYAETLDRANAVMTLKLHEALRRRGLLIMPFAFGRLYLSNAHTDDVIDEMIGIFEDAARDMAA, from the coding sequence ATGGCTTCCGCGTTACTTCGGGTTCTAGCAACCGTCCGTGGCCGCAACGAATGGACAAATACGATGACGACACATCTGGTTGGGGGAATCTCCAGCGCCGGGCGGGCCTTGCCACCCATGGACGGCAAACCCTTTGTCGCCCGACGGTCCCAAGGTGCCTATATCTGGGACGACAGACAGCGCCAGTATATCGATACGGCGCTCGGATTTGGGGCGACGGTGATCGGCCATGCGAATCCGCTGGTTGTCAAGGCAGTCACTGCCGCCCTGCGCAATGGGCCGATGCCGGCCTTTGCCCATGATGGAGAGGAGGAAGCTGCCAGCGTGCTGACCGCGGCGACGCAGCACTTGTCGCGGGCGATCTTTACCAATACCGGCAGTGAGGCTGTTCATCTCGCTTGCCGACTTGCTCGCGCTGCCACGGGCCGCTCCTATATCGCAAAAATGGCTGCGGGCTATGATGGCTGGTATGACGACGTCACGCTAGGCCAGGCGGGATCCGCCGATGCGGCAATGCTCACAAACGCAAGGCCGGTGCACGAGCGAACCACGCTGCTGCGCTTCAACGACTTCGATGACGTCGATCAACTGTTCGCGGAAAACAGTGGCATCGCTGCCGTCATCCTGGAACCGATGCTGGCCAATGCGGGATGCATCCCGGCAGCGCCCGGCTATCTTGCTCATGTGGAAGCGACGGCGCGGCGCCATGGCGCGCTTGTCATTCTCGACGAAGTGCTGATGGGATTTCGCACGCGATTCGGGCTGACGGGGCATAGCATGGAGGTGGAAGCAGATCTGGCCACCGTGGGCAAAGCCATCGGCAGTGGCGTCGCAGTGGCCGCTGTCGTCGGTCGACCCGACCTCATGGCGCTTGCAGAAGAGGGTACAGTCAACCGCGCCGGGACTTACAGCGGCAATCCTGTGGCCACAGCCGCCGTCACCGCAACGTTTCAGGTTCTGAGAGACCTCGATTACGCCGCCTTGCTGGCGCGCGGCGAGCGGTTAAGGCATGGCATAAATTCAGCTTTTGCCAGTTATGGCAGGGCGGTTTCAACCTCTGGGGAGGGCTCCGTGTTTACAATCTGGTTTGCCGATAGCCCGCCCTCGAACTACGCAGAGACGCTGGACAGGGCAAATGCCGTCATGACCCTCAAACTTCACGAGGCGCTGCGCCGCCGCGGGCTGTTGATCATGCCGTTTGCCTTCGGTCGTCTCTATCTTTCCAATGCCCATACCGATGACGTTATCGACGAGATGATCGGTATTTTTGAAGACGCCGCAAGAGACATGGCGGCCTAG
- a CDS encoding amino acid ABC transporter ATP-binding protein encodes MIEITGVTKYYGQFAVLKNCSVNVERGEVVVVCGPSGSGKSTLIKCVNGLEQFQEGSIRVHGIEVGDPKTDLPNLRTRVGMVFQNFELFPHLTIIDNIMLAQKIVIGRSETAAHAKAMALLDRVGLTDHAKKYPSQLSGGQQQRVAIARALAMDPLAMLFDEPTSALDPEMISEVLEVMSGLAKDGMTMMVVTHEMGFARRVATRVIFIDQGEIVEDRPSEEFFAGKHNPRTEAFLGKILQH; translated from the coding sequence ATGATTGAGATCACTGGCGTTACCAAATATTACGGTCAGTTCGCTGTCCTTAAGAACTGCTCGGTGAACGTTGAGCGCGGTGAGGTCGTGGTTGTCTGCGGTCCCTCGGGGTCGGGCAAATCGACATTGATCAAATGCGTCAACGGGCTCGAGCAGTTTCAGGAAGGTTCGATCCGGGTGCATGGTATCGAGGTCGGCGACCCGAAGACCGATCTGCCGAATCTTCGCACACGGGTAGGCATGGTCTTCCAGAACTTCGAATTGTTTCCGCATCTGACGATCATCGACAATATCATGCTGGCGCAGAAGATTGTCATTGGCCGCAGCGAAACTGCCGCCCACGCCAAGGCCATGGCGCTTCTTGATCGCGTCGGGCTGACGGACCACGCGAAAAAATATCCAAGCCAACTCTCCGGCGGGCAGCAGCAGCGCGTGGCGATCGCTCGCGCGCTCGCGATGGATCCGCTCGCCATGCTCTTCGACGAGCCGACCTCCGCGCTTGATCCAGAGATGATTTCCGAAGTGCTCGAAGTCATGAGCGGACTGGCAAAGGACGGCATGACGATGATGGTCGTCACCCATGAGATGGGATTTGCCCGCCGGGTGGCGACACGCGTGATTTTCATCGATCAGGGCGAGATCGTCGAGGATCGTCCGAGCGAGGAGTTTTTCGCGGGAAAACACAATCCGCGGACCGAAGCTTTCCTTGGCAAAATCCTGCAACACTGA
- a CDS encoding GntR family transcriptional regulator — MTDALAAPGRKIAEKGQHNLASLTYKAVSDMIRHRRLKGGHVIVEARLAETLGISRTPLREALQRLEGEGLVRKGDGRNYVVRQVDVGEYLQSLKLRLLIEPEAAVLSINAIPRRLLMSVRQEIHDLLGATAYHTDAHWFSDDNLHNMIIDHCGNAVMAKVLRELRATTRLFEIDRLKDRLKPDSTEHLVIIEAIDRGEVEETRRAVGQHIESLIAFTRMHLQVADL; from the coding sequence GTGACAGACGCTTTGGCGGCCCCGGGTCGGAAAATCGCGGAGAAAGGGCAGCACAATCTTGCATCGCTGACCTACAAGGCCGTGTCCGACATGATCCGGCATCGCCGGCTGAAAGGCGGGCATGTCATCGTTGAGGCAAGGCTTGCCGAGACACTCGGGATTTCGAGGACGCCGCTGCGCGAAGCGCTGCAGAGGCTAGAGGGCGAAGGCCTGGTTCGCAAGGGCGATGGCCGAAACTACGTCGTGCGACAGGTGGATGTCGGCGAGTATCTTCAAAGCTTGAAACTGAGATTGTTGATCGAACCTGAAGCAGCGGTATTGTCGATCAACGCCATTCCGCGACGTCTTTTGATGAGCGTCCGGCAGGAAATTCACGACCTTTTGGGCGCGACGGCGTATCACACAGACGCGCATTGGTTCTCGGATGACAATCTCCATAACATGATCATCGATCATTGCGGTAACGCGGTAATGGCAAAGGTACTGCGGGAGCTTCGGGCGACCACGCGTCTCTTCGAAATCGACCGCCTGAAAGATCGCCTGAAGCCGGACTCCACGGAACATCTCGTTATCATCGAGGCGATCGACCGGGGCGAGGTCGAAGAAACGCGCCGAGCTGTCGGCCAACACATCGAAAGCCTAATCGCATTTACGCGAATGCATCTACAAGTCGCTGACCTTTAG
- a CDS encoding GntR family transcriptional regulator, producing MQMDDGLNEVGDSSLADETYRSLLADILSARLAGGSVVQQRRLATKHAVSRSPMRHALGRLEGEGLLVRNEKGVLSVRVISLKDYLDSLTMRMLLEPTAAALASSHVSRLELDPLTRMLDEIEADPEPDPEVVWAFDDALHNYIASESRNPFMATTIGEMRRYTTIFERQLPVVRAKPGVREHRAILLALATNDAEAARRAMTDHLEVVRQGVLANY from the coding sequence GTGCAGATGGACGATGGTCTGAATGAAGTTGGCGACTCCAGCCTTGCTGACGAAACCTACCGTTCCCTGCTGGCCGATATTCTATCAGCCAGGCTCGCGGGGGGATCGGTCGTCCAGCAACGCCGCCTGGCGACGAAACATGCCGTTTCGCGTTCTCCCATGCGCCACGCGCTGGGACGTCTCGAAGGAGAGGGACTACTTGTCAGAAACGAAAAAGGCGTTCTCTCGGTCAGGGTCATCAGTCTCAAGGACTACCTTGACAGTCTCACCATGAGGATGCTGCTCGAACCAACTGCAGCCGCGCTCGCCAGTTCCCACGTTTCGCGACTTGAACTGGATCCTTTGACAAGGATGCTTGACGAGATCGAGGCCGACCCCGAACCTGACCCAGAGGTGGTCTGGGCGTTTGACGATGCGCTTCACAACTATATCGCAAGCGAGAGCCGCAACCCCTTTATGGCAACCACTATTGGGGAGATGCGGCGCTACACAACGATCTTCGAGCGGCAGCTGCCTGTCGTGCGCGCAAAGCCGGGCGTGCGGGAACATCGAGCGATTCTGCTTGCCTTGGCCACCAACGATGCCGAGGCGGCTCGCCGAGCCATGACCGATCATCTCGAAGTCGTCCGTCAGGGCGTGCTTGCGAACTACTGA
- a CDS encoding TRAP transporter large permease codes for MTLLVLFGVFAITLYTGVPVAWSIAFSTLVVIYFGLVPLPPSWFAQQVYMGADSISLASIPLFLVAGGIMNEGGLTRRIIDLANDMVGWVRGGLGVVNVATCMIYGGITGSATADTGAVGAIMIPAMAERGYPRDFAAAVTAAAGTLGIILPPSVVMIMYGVITDTSIGGLFAAGIIPGLMLAVTFMLTAWWVGVKENFPKSETRPTVTSFSKHVLRALPALMMPIAVLSSMLSGLATTTEAAFVAVVWALLVGGVLYREITLAGLWKIGVETVRMTGAIMIIMAVSVPFSWILTVEQIPQWTAGLLHAWGAGPTITILLILALLTFVGTWADLGPSLIILAPIVHPIGVEAGLQPYQLGLIFTMALGIGLFTPPVGTNIFVVCNVAKVGVNAVTRRLIPFFITSNICLLLVAFIPETTEWLPRYFGF; via the coding sequence ATGACGCTTCTGGTTCTCTTCGGCGTCTTCGCCATCACGCTCTACACTGGTGTGCCGGTCGCATGGTCGATCGCGTTTTCCACTCTTGTCGTCATTTATTTCGGTCTGGTTCCGCTCCCACCTTCCTGGTTTGCGCAACAGGTCTATATGGGAGCCGATTCCATTTCATTGGCGTCCATCCCGCTGTTTCTCGTCGCCGGCGGCATCATGAACGAGGGTGGCCTGACACGCCGGATCATCGACCTTGCCAATGACATGGTCGGATGGGTGCGAGGAGGATTGGGTGTCGTCAATGTCGCGACCTGCATGATCTATGGCGGAATTACCGGATCGGCCACGGCCGACACGGGTGCTGTCGGCGCCATCATGATCCCGGCGATGGCCGAACGGGGCTATCCAAGAGACTTCGCTGCAGCAGTTACGGCCGCAGCCGGGACGCTCGGCATCATCCTGCCGCCGAGCGTTGTGATGATCATGTACGGGGTCATAACGGATACATCAATCGGTGGGCTATTTGCAGCAGGCATCATTCCGGGTCTTATGTTGGCGGTCACATTCATGCTCACGGCCTGGTGGGTCGGGGTGAAGGAGAACTTTCCAAAGTCGGAGACCCGTCCGACCGTAACAAGCTTCAGCAAGCACGTTTTGCGGGCGCTCCCTGCGTTAATGATGCCTATTGCGGTTCTCAGTTCCATGCTGAGTGGGCTTGCGACAACGACGGAGGCTGCCTTCGTGGCAGTGGTCTGGGCTCTTCTGGTCGGAGGTGTCCTCTACCGCGAAATTACCTTGGCCGGCCTTTGGAAGATCGGGGTGGAGACGGTGCGCATGACCGGCGCAATTATGATCATCATGGCTGTTTCCGTTCCATTTTCCTGGATACTGACCGTCGAGCAGATTCCGCAATGGACCGCCGGGCTCCTTCATGCCTGGGGGGCCGGTCCGACCATCACGATCCTGCTCATCCTGGCGCTTTTGACCTTCGTCGGCACCTGGGCGGACCTTGGGCCTTCTCTGATTATCCTCGCACCGATCGTTCATCCGATCGGCGTCGAAGCAGGGCTTCAGCCCTATCAACTTGGTCTGATCTTCACGATGGCGCTGGGTATTGGATTGTTCACGCCACCAGTGGGCACCAACATCTTCGTCGTCTGCAACGTCGCCAAGGTCGGGGTGAACGCGGTTACGCGCAGGCTTATCCCGTTCTTCATTACCAGCAACATCTGCCTCCTGCTCGTCGCCTTCATTCCGGAGACGACGGAATGGCTTCCGCGTTACTTCGGGTTCTAG
- a CDS encoding LysR substrate-binding domain-containing protein, translated as MQHFDTDALATFVAVADAGGFTAAGMRIGKSQAAVSLIIARFEEQIGRKLFDRTRRGVHLTETGEILIGYARRIIAIEDEALAALDPGAMRGYVRLGMPDDYIELFGKPLIEEFSRANPRIQVEIQCDFSRSLEAMVEHGTINLAIITRAPDSIVGELLRREPLVWYGPPDGQIERQRPLPLALFPEKDCRARPHIVHALTQAGIGWRAAWTSSHLPSIQAALDAGAAVTALPASVVASRHRRLTAEDDGLPSLKPLEIALLVPHGARAAVRTVASFVRSHFQQL; from the coding sequence ATGCAGCACTTCGACACAGATGCGCTCGCGACATTCGTGGCAGTGGCCGACGCCGGTGGCTTTACTGCAGCAGGGATGAGGATCGGCAAGTCGCAAGCGGCCGTCAGTCTCATCATCGCCCGTTTTGAAGAACAGATCGGGCGGAAGCTGTTTGACCGGACAAGACGCGGCGTGCACCTGACTGAAACAGGCGAGATCCTGATTGGCTATGCCCGCCGTATCATTGCGATCGAGGACGAGGCGCTGGCAGCGCTCGATCCAGGTGCCATGCGCGGCTATGTCCGTCTTGGAATGCCGGACGACTACATCGAGCTGTTTGGCAAGCCTTTGATCGAAGAGTTTTCGCGCGCCAATCCCCGTATCCAAGTCGAGATCCAGTGCGACTTCTCCCGCTCCCTCGAGGCGATGGTCGAACACGGCACTATCAATCTCGCTATCATCACTCGTGCACCGGATTCAATCGTCGGCGAATTGCTGCGTCGCGAGCCGCTGGTCTGGTATGGACCTCCGGATGGGCAGATTGAACGACAGCGGCCCCTCCCTCTTGCCTTGTTTCCAGAGAAGGATTGTCGAGCACGGCCCCATATCGTCCACGCTCTCACCCAGGCCGGCATCGGATGGCGAGCGGCATGGACATCCTCACATCTGCCGTCGATTCAGGCGGCGCTGGATGCGGGTGCCGCGGTTACAGCTTTGCCGGCCTCGGTCGTCGCTTCGCGACACCGCCGTCTGACCGCGGAAGACGACGGCCTGCCGTCGCTGAAACCGCTTGAGATCGCCCTTCTCGTTCCACATGGCGCGCGCGCCGCTGTTCGCACGGTCGCTAGCTTCGTCCGCTCGCATTTTCAGCAGCTTTGA
- a CDS encoding TRAP transporter small permease, whose amino-acid sequence MKRLASSAVFVMTIVGVLVVVALILSTGLGAVGRYLGLSGITWSFEMVGILFLWTTAIGAVLSEVAGENVSIDGNTSTSGRNRWFRIYHNLILLTVAAAFLWSGKAMLARTGFVPTPVMRAPSWTVQSIIVFMGATLAVIAIARIVSAFRERGQ is encoded by the coding sequence ATGAAACGCCTGGCTTCTTCAGCGGTCTTCGTGATGACGATCGTTGGTGTCCTCGTTGTCGTCGCCCTAATCCTCTCGACCGGGCTTGGCGCCGTGGGCCGCTATCTCGGTCTCTCCGGAATCACTTGGTCATTTGAAATGGTCGGCATCCTGTTTTTGTGGACGACCGCGATCGGTGCTGTTCTGTCGGAGGTCGCCGGCGAAAATGTTTCCATCGACGGCAACACGTCCACCAGTGGTCGGAACCGCTGGTTTCGCATCTATCACAATCTCATCCTGCTCACCGTTGCCGCCGCCTTTCTGTGGAGCGGCAAGGCCATGCTTGCGCGCACGGGATTTGTTCCCACTCCCGTCATGCGCGCGCCGAGTTGGACCGTTCAGAGCATCATCGTCTTCATGGGCGCCACTCTGGCTGTCATTGCGATTGCGCGCATCGTTTCAGCATTCCGGGAGCGTGGCCAATGA
- the dapA gene encoding 4-hydroxy-tetrahydrodipicolinate synthase, with product MQKMFRGVYTVMITPLDPSGAVDLKGLAAFTDWQVKEGIHGLIPLGSTGEFLSLSEEERDSVARTVIETVAGRVPVLIGTGAEDTRESIRLSVKAEAMGADGVMIIPPFYSTPTDDELVHHYKSIASAVAIPIMVYNNPATANVDLTPELVKRIAEIDGCDYIKESTLEVTRVRDIIRLAGDDMTVFGGILGFESFVMGAQGWVAVASNVAPGPMARIFELVANEKKFDEARELYLKWLPVIQAVGGQAYVAGTKSLLTHMGFGAGLPRPPRLPLPPEQDAAMKRLVADFGLTFSV from the coding sequence ATGCAGAAGATGTTCCGCGGTGTCTACACCGTGATGATTACTCCCTTGGATCCCAGTGGCGCGGTCGATCTGAAGGGGCTGGCTGCCTTTACCGACTGGCAGGTCAAGGAAGGTATCCATGGCCTGATCCCTCTTGGATCGACGGGTGAGTTTCTGTCGCTCAGCGAGGAAGAGCGCGATAGTGTGGCGAGGACCGTCATCGAAACTGTCGCGGGACGGGTGCCTGTTCTGATCGGCACAGGAGCGGAAGATACGCGGGAGTCCATTCGCCTTAGCGTCAAGGCCGAGGCAATGGGAGCTGACGGTGTCATGATTATTCCGCCGTTCTATTCCACCCCAACGGATGACGAACTCGTTCATCACTACAAGAGCATTGCGTCTGCCGTGGCTATCCCGATTATGGTCTACAACAATCCCGCGACCGCAAACGTCGATCTGACGCCGGAGTTGGTCAAGCGCATCGCCGAAATCGACGGCTGCGATTATATCAAGGAGTCCACTCTCGAAGTGACGCGCGTGCGCGATATCATCCGGCTGGCCGGCGACGATATGACTGTGTTCGGGGGTATTCTCGGGTTCGAGTCTTTCGTTATGGGTGCGCAGGGCTGGGTGGCCGTGGCTTCAAATGTTGCGCCAGGACCGATGGCGCGGATCTTCGAACTTGTCGCAAATGAGAAAAAGTTCGATGAGGCAAGAGAGCTTTACCTCAAATGGCTGCCTGTCATTCAGGCGGTCGGGGGCCAGGCCTATGTCGCAGGAACGAAGTCACTGCTGACCCACATGGGATTTGGCGCAGGCCTGCCGCGTCCGCCGCGCCTGCCGTTGCCACCCGAGCAGGACGCCGCCATGAAGAGGCTGGTGGCCGATTTCGGTCTGACGTTCAGCGTCTGA